CACAGCCACCGTAATAATTGTCGCAATGTAAAACCAAAGTGCGACGTAAAGATGGCGCTCACGACGCCGCGCTAATGTGGCAAAGAAGTTCAAAGCGAAAACCACCCAAACTATCGCGATGGCCAAGTCAATCGGCCATTCAAGTTCGGCGTATTCTTTGCCTTGGGTCAGCCCAAGGGGAATCGTGACTGCAGCAGCGACGATGATCAACTGCCAGCCCCAGAAGTGAATCTTGCTTAGCAGATCATTTGCCATGCGGGTCTTTAGCAGCCTTTGAGTAGAGTAATAGACCCCAGCGAAAACCGCATTTCCAGCAAATGCAAAAATAGCAGCGTTGGTGTGAAGCGGACGGAGTTTAGAAAACGTCAACCAACTTAAGTTGAAGTTCAATCTCCAATCAGCCATCTGCAAGGCTGCAATGACACCGACAAGAAAGGCAATTCCGCCCCAAAGAATCGTGGCCAGCACGAATTTCTTTACGATGTCATCGTCGTACTTAAATTTTTCGACCGCCGTGTTTTTCCCTACGGCAGAGTTGCTTGAGCTCATGATGGGTCTCCTGTGACTTCGCTTTCGTTTTGTGATTTTGGTGCATCAAATAATATTCGACGGGCAGGCGTTTCCACATCGTCGTACTGTCCTGATCTTACGGCCAAGATAAAGGCCAGGGCAAAGCTTCCGGCAAGCAGAATCGAAATAGGCAGTAGAATTTCGATGATACTCATAGGATCCTCTTTTTCTGTTTGGTTTTTTTGCTTATAGATTTGTCGCGCAACATTTGCCACGTCGTCAACGTGACGATCAGCCCCGAGGTCGGCATCAAGATGGCCGCAATCAACGGAGTAATTGTTCCAGAAACAGCCAAAACCGCTGCGAGTACGTTGATGGATGCCGAAAGCAGCAGAGTCGCAATCAAAGTCTGATGAAGTTTCCTAGCAAGAAGAAATGCAAAGCTGACCGGTGCGACGGAATCGACCACGAGTACAGCATCGGCAGATTCGAGACATACCGAGAGATCACCTTTTACTGCGATGGAGGCGAAAGATCGCTTCAAGGCTTCGGCATCATTTGCCCCGTCACCAATCATCAAACTATCTGACTCCAAGGCATGCTTTCCGATGTAGTCGGCTTTCGCTTTTGGCGTAAGCTCGCTAACGCCCGTATCTGGCGCAAGCTTTAAGGTCTGGAGAAGGTTTGTAACGGCCCCTGCTTGGTCGCCGGAGAGGATCCGAACTTTTAGCTTTAATCGAGACTGAAGACTGCGAACGGTTTCCGCCACAGAGGGACGAAGCTCGTCCTGCAGCGAAAAAGTCGCAAGAAGTTGCTGATTGAAATCGATGTCGAGGTCAGCCCCCGGTCTGGGCTTTGAGACAAAAAGTGAAACGGTGTTGCTTTGATTGTCAGAGGATATCTGCGGTTCCACTTGAGTGTTTGATTCGAGACTAAAGATATCGGTGGCTGTACGGACTTCCACGCCAATTTGGTGCCCGCCTCGAAACAACGGTAATGTCGTAGACTGGAAACTGCGTTTTTCAATTCCCTGACTTTTTGCGAACGCACAAATGGCGCGCGCGATGGGGTGAAACTGCTCGGCTTCCATCCCCGAGGCAATGGCAAGAGCTTCGGAGTCACTTAAGTCTCCGTAGGTTCGCAGGGAAGTCACAGCCATTCTTCCGGTTGTGAGTGTTCCGGTCTTATCAAAAAAAACGGTGGTGATCCGCTTTAGCTTTTGCAAAAAACTTGGCTCCCGGACAATCAGCCCCACTTCGGCAAGGCGGTTCATAACGATCGACTCGGCCAGTGGTATGCCTATCCCAAAAACACACGGGCATGCTGCAAGCAGCAAAGTCAGTGCGCGAATCCAGCCTGATGGTCCAGTGCTAAAACCCGTCGTAAGTTCGATGGCAATCAAAAGTCCCGCCAAGGTCAGGACGATGATAGTAAATATTTGGCCGACATGATCGGAAACTTCAGAAAGACCTTTTCGTTCACGTTTTCCCTCGCGCCAATCACGGAGTAGTGTTGCGACTCGAGAGTCTCTGACTCCACCCGCAGCGATTAGGTCGGCCGTTTCAGAAATGAGAAGCGATCCCGCTGCCAGAGCTTCGCCAAACGCGGGTCGATAAGGCCGACTTTCTCCGGTTAAAACGGAAATATCCCATTGCGAGCTAAGCGATTGGGACCTGGCATCTACCGGAAGGCGCTGACCCGCTGTAAGGGAAATAGCCATTCCGCTTTTTATGCGATCAGGCAAAATCTGTTCTTGTGTCGCTGTGTTCCTGACAGTTTGTAGAAGCCAATTCGGCACGATGTCGACAGATGCGAATTTACGTTTCAAAAAATCCAACGCTGACCGTGAGGATTGAAGTAAGAAAACGAGCATGGCGACGGAATCGAAGTAGAGAAGGTCGCGACCGGTGAATAGTCCTACCGCACCGGCCGTAAAGCCAGAGATCACGGCCAAAGAAATTGGGACGTCGAGGGAAACACGTTTGGTAAGAACTGCGCGCCAAGAATTTGTGTAAAGCGGCCAGGCGCCCCAAGTGACGATAGGGATCGCTAATGCGCCCATCAGCCAGCGAAACATCGTGCCAAGATCGCCGTCTGCTCCGCCGTAAAGTGAGATCGAAAGCAGCATGATATTGCCAGTTAATGCACCGAGAACGCCAGTGCGAATCAGGCTCCGTCGCAGGTTTCTGCGCTCGAGGTTTTCATACTGAGATTGTGCAGCTACCGGCTCGGCTGTGAAGCCGAGCTTGTGAATAAGTCGGGCTATATCAGCGAACTTAGCGCCGTCACGTCGAGCCACTGTCACGATCGACCGGTTAATGTTGACGCGTGACCATGCGACATCTTTTGAGACAGTTTCTAGTCGATCGAGAATCCAAACACAGGCTGTGCAGCTGAGGTCTACGACATAAAATTCGATCCGTTGCCCATCCGGCGAGACCGCGCCTAGGTTTTCGGCTAGGTCGAGGGACCGAAAGTCGCGGTCTTGTAATTTTACGTCGACGGGCTTAAGCGGCACGTCGTTCGAGATTTCATAAAATTCGCTCTGCCCATTTCTTAGAAGAAAATCATGAACCATTTCGCAGCCGTCGCAGCAAAAGTCGCCAGACCTGCGGGGCGGCACCGCTGTGCCACAGTGTAAGCAGCGGAAAGCCAGAGGAGCTTGAGTTGTGGAAAATCCAGCTTGAGTCGTGATGCCCGTACCTGTTTCTTGTGCCGTACTAAAACGCTGTATCTTAACTTAGTCGTTTTGTTCACGCTACTATGTTTGTTCTGTTGGTTAGCAACAGGTGTGCCCCGCTCTGCCGCTGGCTTTGGCCAGAGGATTCGATGTGCCGAAAATGCCGTGACGTTATGTCCCGTGGGGCGCGAGCGAGATCGAGACTTATCGACTCATTAACGACGCTCTTGTGGGTCAATTAAGAGGTGGTTAGGTGGCACGTTCATTGATTGGCATTCATTAGGATCGTGTTAATACTAGGTTCGAAATATCGATAAATCGTCCAAGGAAGTTTACCCGGCATGGATTCTCAAAAGCGAAAAGCTCTCGTCATCGATGACGACAACGAAATGCGTTCAATGGTTTCGGATTTTCTGGTCTCGCGTGGATTTGAAGTTGCTCAGTCTCCGAATGCTGTGGACGCAATTGATCGAATGACTCGCGGCGATTTCGCCGAAGCCGGCGTGGATGACCCTTGTTACAATCTGGACGTCATTGTCAGCGATCTCAATATGCCAGATATGTCAGGCATCGAGTTCATCGAAAAAATTAAAAAAGTGCCCACGGATGTTCCAATTATTTTGGTCACGGCTTTTGGCTCTATCGAAACAGCTATCGAAGCGATTCGAAAAGGAGCGTATGACTATACGACGAAGCCATTTAAGCTTTCTGAATTCGGAGTCACGGTTGACCGTGCAGCGACCTACCGGGCGCTTCGAAAAGAAAACGTAAGCCTCAGAAAAGTAGCAAACGAACAAACCTCATTTGGTCAGATTATAGGCAAATCTCCTGGCATGCGGGAAGTTTTTGATCTAATCACCCGAGTTGCTGATGCGTCGGCGTCGGTTCTGATTGTCGGGGAAAGCGGAACAGGGAAAGAGCGTGTTGCACGTGCGATCCACGACCAAGGCGTTCGCCGTGGTAAACGTTTTGTCGCAATTAATTGTACTGCGATTCCTGACACGCTTCTCGAAAGCGAGCTTTTCGGTCACGCAAAGGGGGCCTTTACCGGTGCAATTTCGAGAAAGCGCGGCTTATTCGAAGAAGCTGAAGGTGGCACTGTGTTTCTGGACGAAATCGGTGACATGGATCTTGGCCTGCAAGCCAAACTCCTTCGCGTGCTGCAAGAGCGAAAGATTCGCGCCGTAGGTGAAAACTTTGACCGCGATATTGATGTGCGTATTATCGCCGCCAGCCACAAGGATCTGAAAAAGGCGATAAAAAATGGCAGTTTTCGTGAGGACCTTTATTATCGTCTAGCGGTCATCCCGATTGTTATTCCACCGCTTCGGCACCGCCGCGAAGATATCCCGCTTTTGGCTCATCACTTCCTGAAAAAGTACGCGCGATTGAATAGCTCTCAGGTGGGATCGATTTCGTCGGATGCAATGTCATCGTTGATGTCGATGCCTTGGGAAGGAAACGTGCGTGAACTTGAAAACCTCATCGAACGCACCGTCGTTCTTTGTCGAGGGAAAGAAATTACGATCAAAGACCTACCGCATGGTTCGAAAAGTGATGCCGAAAGCTTTTTTGAAGGTGAGCTAGCGGGCGGAACATTTCCTACCCTCGAGGACCTCGAGCGTCGCTATATGAAGTTGGTGTTAGATAAGACAGGCGGCCGAAAAGAAAAAGCGGCACAGATCTTAGGGATCAATCGTCGGACACTTTATCGTAAAGAGAGAGACTATGGGTTCGTCACGGCAGATTCTGCAGAAGCCAATGACGACGATCTGAGCTGAACTAAAACTTTTGAGCCGAGGCCTGGGCCAGCGCTTTCAGCCACGATTTTGCCGTGCATCTCTTCCACGAGCCGAGTGACAATCGCCAGACCGAGACCCGTTCCCTGACCGGGTGTTTTGGTCGTAAAAAATGGCTCGAACATCCGCCGTTTCACCTCAGGGCTTAAGCCGCAGCCAGTGTCTTCAACAATTAAAGTTGTATATCCGTCAGCGCTGTTGATGGCGTCGATTGTGAGCGTGTGGTCGACTCGTCCGCTTCGCTTTCGTTCTTCTTCGATTGCGTGAACGCCGTTTATCAAAAGGTTCAGCAGGATCTGTTGCAAATGTTGAGCATCTGCGAGCACGCCAAAAGTAAATTCAGTCGCTTTTCCCTCAATCGCTTTTTCTTTTTCCAGAAGCCGATTTTCGAGTTTGATGCCGTTACGTCGAATACTCTCGCCCATCAGCGTTTCTACTTCCTGGGCGATGGGCGCTAGGCGCACATGGGTGAGTCGAATTTCTTGGGGAACTCGGCTAATTTTTAGAAGCGATTCGATCAGTCGCGAGATCCGATCGATTTGGCTCACAATCGTGCCGAGGCCCAGTGTAGCCGCATCGATACTAGCGCGGCTTGTAATTCCGGTTTGCAGCGTGTTGAGTAAGATTTCAGCGCGACCGCGAATGACGCCGAGTGGATTTCCAATTTCGTGGGCGAGGCCCGAGGCCAACATCCCGATCGACGCGAGACGGTCTTGTCGCAGAATTTGTCGCTCCATCGATCGTCTTTCGGTGAGATCCACGGCGATGGCCATATATCCAACATTTTCATGACCCTGCTTGTAGGGCGTAATCGTCAAAAACACTGGAACGAATCGTCCATCTTTGGCACGGTTGACGACTTCACCTTTCCAAACCCCGATCGTAGGGTCCAAAATCTGGCGCCACATATCGCGATAAAATTCGTCTGATTGATGCTTGGACCTCAGAAGGCGTGGCGTATCGCCAATCGCCTCCGCCTTGGTATATCCATAAGTGGCGCACCAAGCCGGGTTCACGTACTGCAAGCGACCGGTGGGGTCCGAGATCATGATTGGTTCCGAGCAATCCTCGACGCATCGAAAGAACACCGAGTCGGAATCAAGATTAAAAGCTAGCGGCATTCTCGGTGGCCCCTTTGTAGTTTACGGCTGTGCTCCCACAGTCGGAGTGGCGATTTTGCCTCCGGCGGCTTTCAGTTGCTGCCGAAAGTATTCCATCGACGCTGAAAGTCCGTCTTCAAGAGTTACTTTGGGCGACCAGCCAAAACTTTTCGCACGATCAATATTTGGTCTTCGAACCTTAGGATCATTTTCTGGAAGCGGCAGGTGCGTGACTCCAGATTTCGAGCCCGTCAGTTGGCAAATATTTTTGGCGATCTCAGACACTGATTTCTCGATGGGGTTTCCCAAATTCGTCGGTCGAGATTCACTGCTTCGCGCAAGTGCAATCAAGCCACTGACTAGGTCCGACACAAAACAGAAACTACGTGTTTGAGTTCCTTCGCCATAAACGGTCAGAGCGCGTCCTTGCATCGCCTGCATGAAGAAGTTCGGAATAATTCTGCCGTCGGTTGGTCGCATGCGTGGTCCGTATGTATTGAAGATGCGAGCCATTCGGACTTGGGTGCCAAATTCTTTTGCGTGCGCAACAGACAGCGCTTCGCCATAGCGCTTCGCCTCGTCGTAGCACGATCGGTGACCGACGGTGTTGACGTTCCCGAAATACGACTCGACCTGCGGATGAACCTCGGCGTCGCCGTAAACTTCGCTGGAGCTTGCAAAAAGGCAGACCGCCTTTACATCTCGGGCAAGATCGAGGAGGTAGCGGTGGCCTGCCGCAGCCGTCTCGAGGATTGCGAGGGGAATTTTATCGAAATCAACCGGCGAAGCGGGCGATGCGAGATTGTAAACTTCGTTGAAAAGTCCCGGTTTTACTTCAAGACCCAATGTTTTCAATGCGCCGTGAATGGGCTGACGGATATCGTGCTTCACGAATTTGAATTTGGGATGGCGAAGTGCCGAACTTAAGTTTTCTTCTCGACCTGTGACAAACGAATCAACCCCAATCACCGAATAACCTTGTTCTAGAAGGGAATCGACCAAGTGGCTTCCAACAAAACCAGCAGCACCGGCGACCAACGCAGACTTTTCGTTCTGAGAAGATCCAAGTTTAAGCTCGGCAGCAGATTTCAGTTTCGCCAAGCTTCGCGATTGGCGCCCAATACAGAAATAATCGAAGCCGGCCGCAGAGACTTTACCCGGATCCAGAACGTTGCGACCGTCGAAAATTGCTGGGCGCTTGAGAAGCGACTTTAGTAGCTGAAGGTCAGGCGTTCGGAACTCATTCCACTCCGTAACAATCGCAAGTGCATCGGCCCCTTTTGCCGCTTCCATCGCACTGCCAGCGCGAATAAAGGGTCGTGTGAATGAGGCTGACGCTGTGTCCATCGCTACGGGATCGAAACCGACAACTGTGGCTCCGGCATCGACGAGTTTTTCGATAATGTACATCGCCGGCGCTTCGCGCACATCGTCAGTTCGAGGTTTGAAGGCCAGACCCCACATCGCAATTCGCTTACCTTTCAGCGATTCGCCGCGCGATTCAAAATAATTTTTCAATCGATCAAAAAGGATAAGCTTTTGGCGGTCGTTCACTGCGTCCGCTGATTCCACGACCTGCATCGCAACACCGACGTCGCGGCCACTGTGTATCAGCGCTTTTACATCTTTCGGGAAGCAACTTCCGCCGAAGCCGACGCCGGGATAAAAGAAAGCTGGATTGATTCTGCTGTCGGACGTGAAACCACGACGAACATCATTGATGTCCGCACCGAGTTCATCCGCTAAAAGCGCGAGCTCGTTGATGAAGCTGATTTTGACCGAAAGGAATGCATTCGCCGCATACTTGGTCATTTCAGCCGACACGTTATCCATAAACAAAATTGGATTTCCATTTTTTACGAAGGGCTCGTAAAGCTCGCGCATCACGGCTTCTGCTTTTGCAGATTGGCAGCCGATGACGACGCGATCTGGTTTCAAAAAGTCTTCGACCGCGGCCCCTTCTTTTAAAAACTCGGGGTTGCTGATGACTTCAATTTCAACTTTGGTGGTTTCGTTGATTTTTGCGCGAACTTTTTTAGCCGTGCCAACTGGCACCGTGCTTTTCAAAACAAGAAACTTTGGGGTTTTCGCGGCTCGCGCGACGGCCTCGACGACGTCCATCGTTGGGCGCATATCGGCGCTTCCGTCTTCAGTTTCCGGAGTTCCAACTGCGACAAAAATGACATCGCATTTTTCAACCGCCAGTGCGACATCTGTGGTGAAGGTAAGGCGTGAAGCCGATCTTTCAAAAACATCGCTGAGGCCTGGCTCGTAAATGGGAACTTCCAGCTGTTTGAGGGACGCGATTTTCTTTTCGTCTCGGTCGACGCCCCAGACGTTATGCCCCGCGTCAGCAAAGCAAACTCCCGCGACCAATCCCACATACCCAGTACCGACGATAGCGACGTTCATAATTCCTCCGAAAACTCTCGTTTCGCCCCTTCCCGAGAGAAGGTCAAGAGGCGTAGAACAGTGTGGTGGGAAATTCTGAAAATGGCATCCCTGGTGATGCAAATGCTCAAAGTAAA
The nucleotide sequence above comes from Deltaproteobacteria bacterium. Encoded proteins:
- the ccoS gene encoding cbb3-type cytochrome oxidase assembly protein CcoS codes for the protein MSIIEILLPISILLAGSFALAFILAVRSGQYDDVETPARRILFDAPKSQNESEVTGDPS
- a CDS encoding cation-translocating P-type ATPase, giving the protein MVHDFLLRNGQSEFYEISNDVPLKPVDVKLQDRDFRSLDLAENLGAVSPDGQRIEFYVVDLSCTACVWILDRLETVSKDVAWSRVNINRSIVTVARRDGAKFADIARLIHKLGFTAEPVAAQSQYENLERRNLRRSLIRTGVLGALTGNIMLLSISLYGGADGDLGTMFRWLMGALAIPIVTWGAWPLYTNSWRAVLTKRVSLDVPISLAVISGFTAGAVGLFTGRDLLYFDSVAMLVFLLQSSRSALDFLKRKFASVDIVPNWLLQTVRNTATQEQILPDRIKSGMAISLTAGQRLPVDARSQSLSSQWDISVLTGESRPYRPAFGEALAAGSLLISETADLIAAGGVRDSRVATLLRDWREGKRERKGLSEVSDHVGQIFTIIVLTLAGLLIAIELTTGFSTGPSGWIRALTLLLAACPCVFGIGIPLAESIVMNRLAEVGLIVREPSFLQKLKRITTVFFDKTGTLTTGRMAVTSLRTYGDLSDSEALAIASGMEAEQFHPIARAICAFAKSQGIEKRSFQSTTLPLFRGGHQIGVEVRTATDIFSLESNTQVEPQISSDNQSNTVSLFVSKPRPGADLDIDFNQQLLATFSLQDELRPSVAETVRSLQSRLKLKVRILSGDQAGAVTNLLQTLKLAPDTGVSELTPKAKADYIGKHALESDSLMIGDGANDAEALKRSFASIAVKGDLSVCLESADAVLVVDSVAPVSFAFLLARKLHQTLIATLLLSASINVLAAVLAVSGTITPLIAAILMPTSGLIVTLTTWQMLRDKSISKKTKQKKRIL
- a CDS encoding sigma-54-dependent Fis family transcriptional regulator, yielding MDSQKRKALVIDDDNEMRSMVSDFLVSRGFEVAQSPNAVDAIDRMTRGDFAEAGVDDPCYNLDVIVSDLNMPDMSGIEFIEKIKKVPTDVPIILVTAFGSIETAIEAIRKGAYDYTTKPFKLSEFGVTVDRAATYRALRKENVSLRKVANEQTSFGQIIGKSPGMREVFDLITRVADASASVLIVGESGTGKERVARAIHDQGVRRGKRFVAINCTAIPDTLLESELFGHAKGAFTGAISRKRGLFEEAEGGTVFLDEIGDMDLGLQAKLLRVLQERKIRAVGENFDRDIDVRIIAASHKDLKKAIKNGSFREDLYYRLAVIPIVIPPLRHRREDIPLLAHHFLKKYARLNSSQVGSISSDAMSSLMSMPWEGNVRELENLIERTVVLCRGKEITIKDLPHGSKSDAESFFEGELAGGTFPTLEDLERRYMKLVLDKTGGRKEKAAQILGINRRTLYRKERDYGFVTADSAEANDDDLS
- a CDS encoding PAS domain S-box protein; the encoded protein is MPLAFNLDSDSVFFRCVEDCSEPIMISDPTGRLQYVNPAWCATYGYTKAEAIGDTPRLLRSKHQSDEFYRDMWRQILDPTIGVWKGEVVNRAKDGRFVPVFLTITPYKQGHENVGYMAIAVDLTERRSMERQILRQDRLASIGMLASGLAHEIGNPLGVIRGRAEILLNTLQTGITSRASIDAATLGLGTIVSQIDRISRLIESLLKISRVPQEIRLTHVRLAPIAQEVETLMGESIRRNGIKLENRLLEKEKAIEGKATEFTFGVLADAQHLQQILLNLLINGVHAIEEERKRSGRVDHTLTIDAINSADGYTTLIVEDTGCGLSPEVKRRMFEPFFTTKTPGQGTGLGLAIVTRLVEEMHGKIVAESAGPGLGSKVLVQLRSSSLASAESAVTNP
- a CDS encoding nucleotide sugar dehydrogenase, producing the protein MNVAIVGTGYVGLVAGVCFADAGHNVWGVDRDEKKIASLKQLEVPIYEPGLSDVFERSASRLTFTTDVALAVEKCDVIFVAVGTPETEDGSADMRPTMDVVEAVARAAKTPKFLVLKSTVPVGTAKKVRAKINETTKVEIEVISNPEFLKEGAAVEDFLKPDRVVIGCQSAKAEAVMRELYEPFVKNGNPILFMDNVSAEMTKYAANAFLSVKISFINELALLADELGADINDVRRGFTSDSRINPAFFYPGVGFGGSCFPKDVKALIHSGRDVGVAMQVVESADAVNDRQKLILFDRLKNYFESRGESLKGKRIAMWGLAFKPRTDDVREAPAMYIIEKLVDAGATVVGFDPVAMDTASASFTRPFIRAGSAMEAAKGADALAIVTEWNEFRTPDLQLLKSLLKRPAIFDGRNVLDPGKVSAAGFDYFCIGRQSRSLAKLKSAAELKLGSSQNEKSALVAGAAGFVGSHLVDSLLEQGYSVIGVDSFVTGREENLSSALRHPKFKFVKHDIRQPIHGALKTLGLEVKPGLFNEVYNLASPASPVDFDKIPLAILETAAAGHRYLLDLARDVKAVCLFASSSEVYGDAEVHPQVESYFGNVNTVGHRSCYDEAKRYGEALSVAHAKEFGTQVRMARIFNTYGPRMRPTDGRIIPNFFMQAMQGRALTVYGEGTQTRSFCFVSDLVSGLIALARSSESRPTNLGNPIEKSVSEIAKNICQLTGSKSGVTHLPLPENDPKVRRPNIDRAKSFGWSPKVTLEDGLSASMEYFRQQLKAAGGKIATPTVGAQP